A genomic window from Methanobrevibacter sp. TLL-48-HuF1 includes:
- the dnaG gene encoding DNA primase DnaG, whose translation MGKGEELTTTKYLIHAQINANGIVEKPDVVGAVFGQTEGLLSNDLDLRELQRTGRIGRIQVMIHSNGGRAKGEIVIPSSLDRVETAILAASLETINRVGPCEAEIHTVKVEDVRAVKREQVVNRAKEIYKNMIESASPASMRMIEEVREAMRVHEISEYGEDRLPAGPSIHTSDAIIVVEGRSDVLNLLKYGIKNTVAVEGVSVPQSIGNLSKKRTTTAFVDGDRGGELILKELLQIGDVDYITRAPKGKEVEDLEKDEVLIALRDKVPTAQFLANHNILSESNNKTTSKKHNNKHNNKHSNNKQQYEPKVKEVEIEEIPVEDDETKLMKDMLKEFEGSGCGAILDEALNMTQEVEVENIYEEIKNIENTADTVIFDGIISQRLVDVASLKGIKRLVAFKSMNIVKKPGDLKIITMD comes from the coding sequence ATGGGAAAAGGAGAAGAATTAACTACAACAAAATACTTAATTCATGCACAAATTAATGCAAATGGGATTGTAGAAAAACCAGATGTAGTCGGTGCAGTATTTGGACAAACAGAAGGATTATTAAGTAATGATTTAGATTTAAGAGAACTTCAAAGAACTGGAAGAATTGGTAGAATCCAAGTAATGATTCATTCCAATGGTGGAAGAGCTAAAGGAGAAATTGTAATCCCATCTAGCTTAGACAGAGTTGAAACTGCCATTCTTGCAGCATCACTTGAAACAATTAATCGTGTTGGACCCTGTGAAGCAGAAATTCACACAGTTAAAGTGGAAGATGTAAGAGCTGTTAAAAGAGAACAAGTTGTAAATCGTGCAAAAGAAATCTACAAAAACATGATTGAAAGTGCTAGTCCAGCTAGTATGAGAATGATTGAAGAAGTAAGAGAAGCAATGCGTGTTCATGAAATCTCAGAATATGGTGAAGACAGATTACCTGCAGGTCCAAGCATACACACTTCTGATGCAATTATCGTAGTGGAAGGTCGTAGCGATGTATTGAATTTACTTAAATATGGTATCAAAAATACTGTAGCTGTTGAAGGAGTTAGTGTCCCACAATCTATAGGGAATTTAAGTAAAAAAAGAACAACAACTGCATTTGTAGATGGTGATCGTGGCGGAGAACTTATTTTAAAAGAGCTTTTACAAATAGGAGATGTTGATTATATTACTCGTGCTCCTAAAGGTAAAGAAGTTGAAGACCTTGAAAAAGACGAAGTATTAATCGCTCTAAGAGATAAAGTTCCTACAGCACAATTTTTAGCTAATCACAATATATTAAGTGAATCTAACAACAAAACCACTTCTAAAAAACATAACAACAAACACAATAATAAACATTCAAATAATAAACAACAATACGAACCTAAAGTTAAAGAAGTGGAAATTGAAGAAATTCCAGTTGAAGATGATGAAACAAAATTAATGAAAGATATGTTAAAAGAATTTGAAGGTAGTGGCTGTGGAGCTATCTTAGATGAAGCTTTAAACATGACACAGGAAGTAGAAGTCGAAAACATTTATGAAGAAATTAAAAATATAGAAAATACTGCTGATACTGTTATTTTTGATGGAATTATAAGTCAAAGACTTGTTGATGTTGCTTCATTAAAAGGAATAAAAAGATTAGTTGCATTTAAATCCATGAACATAGTTAAAAAACCAGGTGACTTAAAAATAATAACTATGGATTAA